In Mercurialis annua linkage group LG5, ddMerAnnu1.2, whole genome shotgun sequence, a single genomic region encodes these proteins:
- the LOC126680814 gene encoding nicotinate-nucleotide pyrophosphorylase [carboxylating], chloroplastic-like isoform X2, translated as MMSAVTVNSSLTLPRLYTTSRQRIVRMSAIDTGNPGSLFQSMTIKPPSHPTYDLKGVVKLALAEDAGDRGDVTCMATVPFDMEVEAHFLAKEDGIIAGIALAEMIFHEVDASLMVEWSRKDGDYVHKGLQFGKVSGRAHNIVVAERVVLNFMQRMSGIATLTKAMADAAHPACILETRKTAPGLRLVDKWAVLIGGGRNHRMGLFDMVMIKDNHISIAGGIINAIRLVDQYLEQKNTQMEVEVETRTLEEVNEVLHYISQRKTSVTRIMLDNMVIPLPNGDVDVSMLKHAVELINGRFETEYRHQAMLRLKQYTELDRPVSPTFLVVH; from the exons ATGATGTCTGCTGTCACTGTTAATTCATCATTAACTTTGCCTCGTTTGTATACAACTTCAAG GCAGAGGATAGTTAGAATGTCTGCAATTGACACCGGAAACCCCGGTTCGTTGTTTCAGTCGATGACAATAAAGCCGCCTTCACATCCCACGTATGATTTGAAGGGCGTCGTTAAGCTAGCTCTTGCTGAAGATGCTGGTGATCGAG GAGATGTGACTTGTATGGCTACTGTTCCATTTGATATGGAAGTGGAAGCTCATTTCTTGGCGAAAGAGGACGGCATTATTGCTGGCATTGCACTTGCAGAGATGATATTTCATGAGGTTGATGCCTCGCTGATG GTGGAATGGTCACGAAAAGATGGAGACTATGTTCATAAAGGATTACAGTTCGGAAAAGTCTCAG GACGGGCACACAATATTGTTGTAGCTGAAAGGGTAGTACTAAATTTCATGCAAAGGATGAGTGGAATAGCAACTCTAACTAAG GCAATGGCAGATGCTGCACATCCAGCATGTATCCTAGAGACTCGAAAAACAGCTCCAGGTCTCCGTTTAGTGGATAAGTGGGCG GTGCTGATTGGGGGAGGGAGAAATCACAGGATGGGTTTATTTGATATGGTTATGATAAAAGATAATCATATATCTATAGCAGGGGGTATTATAAATGCCATCAGACTTGTCGATCAGTATCTAGAGCAAAAGAACACACAAATGGAGGTCGAG GTTGAGACAAGAACCCTTGAGGAAGTAAATGAGGTGTTACATTATATATCACAAAGAAAGACTTCCGTAACCAGGATAATGTTGGACAATATGGTTATACCACTACCAAATGGGGATGTTGATGTTTCAATGCTTAAACATGCTGTGGAATTAATCAATGGAAGATTCGAGACTGA GTACAGGCATCAGGCAATGTTACGCTTGAAACAGTACACAGAATTGGACAGACCGGTGTCACCTACATTTCTAG TGGTGCATTGA
- the LOC126680815 gene encoding quinolinate phosphoribosyltransferase [decarboxylating] 1a, with protein MTIKPPSHPTYDLKGIIKLALDEDAGDRGDITCAATIPPAMEVEAYFLAKANGIIAGIQLADMIFSQVDPSLKVEWTVKDGDSVHKGMQFGKVSGKAHSIVVAERVALNFMQRMSGIATLTKQMADDAYPASILETRKTAPGLRLVDKWAVLIGGGKNHRMGLFDMVMVKDNHISIAGGIANAIKSVDDHLEKNNLKMEVEIETRTLEEVKEVLSYTSQRKTSVTRIMLDNMVVPLPNGDIDVSMLKSAVELINGRFETEASGNVTLETVRSIGQTGVTYISSGALTHSVKALDISLKIDTELALEVGRRTNRA; from the exons ATGACAATCAAACCACCATCTCACCCCACTTATGATTTGAAGGGCATCATCAAGCTAGCTCTTGATGAAGATGCTGGAGACAGAG GAGATATAACTTGTGCAGCTACTATTCCACCTGCTATGGAAGTTGAAGCTTATTTCTTGGCTAAAGCTAATGGTATTATTGCTGGGATTCAATTGGCTGACATGATTTTTAGTCAGGTTGACCCTTCTCTAAAG GTGGAGTGGACTGTGAAGGATGGAGATTCTGTGCATAAAGGAATGCAATTTGGGAAAGTTTCTG GAAAAGCGCATAGTATTGTTGTAGCTGAGAGAGTTGCATTGAACTTTATGCAGAGGATGAGTGGAATAGCAACACTAACTAAG CAAATGGCAGATGATGCGTACCCGGCTTCCATTCTAGAGACTCGGAAAACAGCTCCGGGTCTACGTTTGGTCGATAAGTGGGCG GTGCTAATTGGTGGAGGCAAAAACCATAGGATGGGTTTATTTGATATGGTAATGGTAAAAGATAACCATATATCAATAGCAGGAGGCATAGCAAATGCCATCAAATCTGTTGATGACCATTTGGAGAAGAACAACCTTAAAATGGAAGTTGAG ATCGAGACGAGGACACTTGAGGAAGTAAAGGAGGTATTAAGCTACACATCACAGAGAAAAACATCAGTGACCAGGATAATGTTGGATAATATGGTTGTACCACTCCCTAATGGAGACATTGATGTTTCTATGCTTAAGAGTGCTGTCGAATTGATCAATGGAAGATTTGAGACTGAG GCATCAGGCAATGTTACACTTGAAACGGTGCGCAGCATTGGACAGACTGGGGTAACCTACATTTCCAG TGGTGCATTGACACATTCTGTGAAAGCACTGGACATTTCCCTCAAAATCGACACCGAGTTGGCTCTTGAAGTCGGAAGACGTACAAACCGAGCTtaa
- the LOC126680814 gene encoding nicotinate-nucleotide pyrophosphorylase [carboxylating], chloroplastic-like isoform X1, translating into MMSAVTVNSSLTLPRLYTTSRQRIVRMSAIDTGNPGSLFQSMTIKPPSHPTYDLKGVVKLALAEDAGDRGDVTCMATVPFDMEVEAHFLAKEDGIIAGIALAEMIFHEVDASLMVEWSRKDGDYVHKGLQFGKVSGRAHNIVVAERVVLNFMQRMSGIATLTKAMADAAHPACILETRKTAPGLRLVDKWAVLIGGGRNHRMGLFDMVMIKDNHISIAGGIINAIRLVDQYLEQKNTQMEVEVETRTLEEVNEVLHYISQRKTSVTRIMLDNMVIPLPNGDVDVSMLKHAVELINGRFETEASGNVTLETVHRIGQTGVTYISSGALTHSVKALDISLKIDTELALLVGRRTKRA; encoded by the exons ATGATGTCTGCTGTCACTGTTAATTCATCATTAACTTTGCCTCGTTTGTATACAACTTCAAG GCAGAGGATAGTTAGAATGTCTGCAATTGACACCGGAAACCCCGGTTCGTTGTTTCAGTCGATGACAATAAAGCCGCCTTCACATCCCACGTATGATTTGAAGGGCGTCGTTAAGCTAGCTCTTGCTGAAGATGCTGGTGATCGAG GAGATGTGACTTGTATGGCTACTGTTCCATTTGATATGGAAGTGGAAGCTCATTTCTTGGCGAAAGAGGACGGCATTATTGCTGGCATTGCACTTGCAGAGATGATATTTCATGAGGTTGATGCCTCGCTGATG GTGGAATGGTCACGAAAAGATGGAGACTATGTTCATAAAGGATTACAGTTCGGAAAAGTCTCAG GACGGGCACACAATATTGTTGTAGCTGAAAGGGTAGTACTAAATTTCATGCAAAGGATGAGTGGAATAGCAACTCTAACTAAG GCAATGGCAGATGCTGCACATCCAGCATGTATCCTAGAGACTCGAAAAACAGCTCCAGGTCTCCGTTTAGTGGATAAGTGGGCG GTGCTGATTGGGGGAGGGAGAAATCACAGGATGGGTTTATTTGATATGGTTATGATAAAAGATAATCATATATCTATAGCAGGGGGTATTATAAATGCCATCAGACTTGTCGATCAGTATCTAGAGCAAAAGAACACACAAATGGAGGTCGAG GTTGAGACAAGAACCCTTGAGGAAGTAAATGAGGTGTTACATTATATATCACAAAGAAAGACTTCCGTAACCAGGATAATGTTGGACAATATGGTTATACCACTACCAAATGGGGATGTTGATGTTTCAATGCTTAAACATGCTGTGGAATTAATCAATGGAAGATTCGAGACTGAG GCATCAGGCAATGTTACGCTTGAAACAGTACACAGAATTGGACAGACCGGTGTCACCTACATTTCTAG TGGTGCATTGACACATTCTGTAAAAGCACTCGACATCTCTCTCAAAATCGACACGGAGTTGGCTCTTCTAGTTGGGAGGCGCACGAAACGAGCATGA